In Ictalurus punctatus breed USDA103 chromosome 3, Coco_2.0, whole genome shotgun sequence, the following are encoded in one genomic region:
- the tdrd9 gene encoding ATP-dependent RNA helicase TDRD9 isoform X1: MKQAVTAEQIAEWFTLGAHFTNVRITEEPTQDRPNSHPHGQEEEKNPGPRSPEKDGSEGGARRKRSDLLTGTGVTPPPLSSYEYPTLPITKNRQELISLIESNSVVIIRGATGSGKTTQLPQFILDYYMEKGAPCSVVVTQPRKIGASSIARWVAQQRRCTLGSLVGYQVGLEKMATEHTRLIYMTTGVLLQKLVGAKSLIEFTHVFIDEVHERTEELDFLLLVVRKLLHSNSRFVKVILMSATINCAEFAEYFGTPIRNQMNPAYVFEVEGAPYTVEQCYLDDLKTILPFNVPPVTPDDPYITVEMYNVAVSLIQNFDEMETKDQSRLEQDGGMSLPERGSVLVFLPGLAEIQYMQEALAKLVRKRLQVYPLHSTVTLEEQNGVFLVPAPGYRKIILSTNIAESSVTVPDVKYVIDFCLVRQLVCDRETNYQSLRLTWASKTNCNQRQGRAGRVSKGICYRLVTRAFWNGEIPEYTIPQMLRSPLANILLKVKLLDMGDPRTLLSTALTPPNLDHIERTILQLKEMGALSVCSSSMKRFDGDLTFLGRVLAHLPVDLYFGKLVVLGHVFGCLEECIIIAASLSLKSFFAMPSLQQLPGYRSKLLFTQGVPSDPIAFVHAFKAWYTSRANGEFRHPKDELEWGKENCIQIKRIREVAELFEDLKKRVSQFNMYISETSSPSDYTSTHTQKFILQVAIAGAFYPNYFLQGTVDEELASKELYGNDPRTTVVVRNLPPFAFLYHKQLQSLFRHCGQVKSISFDNSRAYVEFYRSSMRGSGVLPEVSLSLLLAQQRLPLHLNVYPAEEVETWAGGQCISHLRYARVNVDFQNQSVNPVGVLSSSIEPENLPSNPVFIVNITEVIEVGHFWGFQADEASLEKQRSLTVAINTRELRPLPVSLYPNLLCLAPFSDNQTEPGNYYRAKILHVMESNVEVFFVDFGNTCKVPCNSLRELPADLQAPPFQAQEFSVAYLAPSAQSVILGNQWSSRARNRFITLVQGRSLIVTLYSILHAVMRVHLHVPMETGDVSVADLLVQEGHARPVPESPESRQSHEVLMSVYQALKDGTFTPSSTSTSWKICKAEEKQLIDSLLQSFSKSSHRVPKYKVLVKGPSAPHKVTFHSMSGAPHLRSVTVDKNSINSVLVNDHPHDLHHRMLVAGSVSLSASGLYILLKETTLMPHIHGLPAIITMLFTPIMELRTDEERTCFTGALCGLGSNSSSHEAILPEHDIEMSFDVKFDVDDIAEINALRGVINQLVCEGPSGLLHLAPQRIRSLQEDVRDRLIRLFCKTPPREDQTPVYYENPKKWNQVDPSQQMEVVQRGDSRVKGVLFQLHPITLLNM; this comes from the exons atgaagcaggcggtgaCGGCGGAACAGATCGCTGAGTGGTTCACTCTCGGAGCTCACTTCACGAATGTCCGAATCACCGAAGAACCGACCCAAGACCGACCAAACTCACACCCGCACGGacaagaagaggagaagaa tCCCGGACCCAGAAGCCCAGAGAAGGACGGATCAGAGGGAGGAGCCAGGAGAAAGAGGTCCGACCTCCTCACCG GCACTGGGGTcaccccccctcctctctccaGCTATGAGTATCCCACACTCcccatcaccaagaacaggcaggag cTAATCTCCCTGATCGAGAGTAACTCTGTGGTGATAATCCGGGGGGCAACGGGCAGTGGGAAGACCACCCAGCTCCCCCAGTTCATTCTGGATTACTACATGGAGAAGGGCGCCCCCTGCAGCGTGGTGGTCACACAGCCACGCAAGATAGGAGCCAGTAGCATCGCACGCTGGGTCGCCCAACAGCGCAGGTGTACCCTCGGCAGCCTGGTGGGGtatcag gtggggtTGGAGAAGATGGCCACAGAACACACTCGGCTGATCTATATGACCACAGGAGTGCTGCTGCAGAAACTGGTGGGAGCCAAGAGCCTCATCGAGTTTACACACGTGTTTATAGACGAG gtgcaTGAGCGGACAGAGGAGCTGGACTTCCTTTTGCTGGTGGTCAGAAAACTGCTGCACTCCAACTCCCGCTTTGTTAag GTGATCCTGATGTCAGCTACAATTaactgtgcagagtttgcagAATACTTCGGTACTCCAATCAGAAACCAGATGAACCCGGCTTATGTATTTGAGGTGGAGGGAGCGCCGTACACTGTTGAGCagtgttacctggatgatctcAAAACCATCCTGCCCTTCAAC gtacCCCCGGTGACCCCTGATGACCCCTACATTACAGTGGAGATGTATAATGTTGCAGTGAGTCTCATCCAGAACTTTGATGAGATGGAGACTAAAGATCAAAG tCGTTTGGAGCAGGATGGTGGTATGTCTCTCCCAGAGAGAGGCAGCGTTTTGGTGTTTCTGCCCGGACTCGCTGAGATTCAGTACATGCAAGAAGCTCTCGCTAAACTCGTCCGTAAAAG gttgCAGGTGTACCCTCTCCACTCCACTGTAACTCTGGAGGAACAGAACGGGGTGTTTTTGGTTCCTGCACCAGGATATAGGAAG ATCATCCTGTCCACCAACATTGCAGAGAGTTCAGTCACAGTGCCTGATGTCAAATATG tGATTGACTTCTGCTTGGTGCGTCAGCTGGTATGTGACAGAGAGACGAACTACCAGTCTCTCCGTCTGACCTGGGCCTCCAAGACCAACTGTAACCAGCGGCAAG gtcgAGCGGGTCGCGTGTCTAAAGGGATTTGTTATCGCTTGGTCACTCGGGCTTTCTGGAACGGTGAAATTCCAGAGTACACCATTCCCCAGATGCTG cgTTCTCCTTTAGCCAACATCCTGTTAAAAGTGAAGTTGTTGGATATGGGTGACCCGCGCACTCTGCTCTCCACGGCGCTCACACCCCCAAACCTGGACCACATCGAGAGGACCATCCTGCAGCTCAAAGAG aTGGGAGCTCTCTCGGTGTGTAGCAGCAGTATGAAGCGGTTTGATGGTGATTTAACTTTTCTGGGTCGGGTTCTCGCTCACCTCCCCGTGGATCTGTACTTCGGGAAGCTCGTCGTTCTCGGACACGTCTTCGGCTGCCTGGAAGAGTGTATCATCATCg ctgcctctctctctctgaagagTTTTTTTGCGATGCCATCCCTGCAGCAGCTTCCAGGTTACCG GAGTAAGCTGTTATTCACTCAGGGAGTGCCCAGCGACCCCATTGCCTTTGTTCATGCCTTTAAG gccTGGTACACATCCAGAGCTAATGGAGAGTTTAGACACCcaaag gatgagctggagtggggcaaagagaactgcattcagatcaaacggaTACGAGAG gtggCCGAGTTGTTTGAGGATCTGAAGAAGCGAGTGTCACAATTCAACATGTACATCAGTGAAACTTCCTCTCCCTCAGACTACaccagcacgcacacacagaaattcatactgcag GTGGCGATTGCAGGCGCGTTTTATCCGAACTACTTCCTCCAGGGAACTGTGGACGAGGAGCTCGCTTCCAAGGAACTCTATGGAAACGACCCCAGGACCACCGTAGTG gTGCGTAATCTCCCTCCGTTTGCATTCCTCTACCATAAACAGCTGCAGTCTCTCTTCAGACACTGTGGTCAAGTCAAATCCATCTCCTTTGACaactccag ggcctatgtagagttctaccgctcgtcaatgagaggttctggcgttctcccagaggtctctctgtctctcctcctggCGCAGCAAagacttcctctccatctcaacgTTTATCCTGCTGAAGAGGTGGAGACCTGGGCAGGGGGGCAGTGTATCTCGCACCTCAGATACGCACG ggtgaatgtggattttcagaatcagtcagtgaaCCCTGTCGGAGTTCTGAGCAGCTCCATTGAGCCGGAGAATCTTCCGTCTAACCCTGTCTTCATCGTCAATATCACAGAG gttatCGAAGTGGGGCATTTCTGGGGTTTCCAGGCTGATGAGGCGAGTCTGGAGAAACAGAGGAGTCTGACTGTGGCCATTAATACACGGGAGCTCCGcccacttcctgtctcactttatCCAAATCTTCTGTGTCTCGCCCCTTTCTCTGACAATCAAACTGAACCTGGGAACTACTACAGAGCCAAAATACTGCATGTCATGGAGAGTAATGTGGAG gtgttctttgtGGACTTTGGAAACACTTGCAAGGTGCCATGTAACTCTCTGAGGGAACTTCCTGCTGACCTGCAAGCTCCGCCCTTTCAG GCTCAGGAGTTCAGCGTGGCGTATTTGGCACCGTCGGCACAGTCGGTGATTCTGGGCAACCAGTGGAGCAGTCGAGCTCGGAACCGCTTCATCACGCTGGTGCAGGGCCGCTCGCTCATCGTCACGCTCTACTCTATCCTGCATGCCGTTATGCGTGTCCATCTCCACGTCCCCATGGAAACGGGGGATGTCAGCGTGGCAGATTTGCTCGTGCAAGAAGGCCACGCTCGACCCGTGCCCGAGAGCCCCGAAAGCAGG CAGTCCCATGAGGTTCTGATGTCTGTGTATCAGGCCCTGAAGGATGGAACGTTCACTCCCAGCTCCACCAGTACCTCCTGGAaaatatgcaaagcagaagaGAAGCAGCTCATCGACAGTCTGCTGCAGTCCTTCTCCAAATCCAGCCACAGAGTTCCCAAGTACAAG GTTTTGGTTAAAGGCCCGTCTGCTCCTCATAAGGTCACGTTCCACAGCATGAGTGGCGCCCCACACTTGAG ATCAGTTACTGTCGACAAAAACAGCATTAACTCTGTGCTGGTGAACGATCATCCACACGACCTTCACCACAGAATGCTGGTGGCCGGGTCCGTCTCTCTCAGTGCCTCAg gtctgtaTATTTTGCTTAAAGAGACGACACTGATGCCTCATATCCATGGCCTTCCAGCCATCATCACTATGCTCTTCACCCCCATCATGGAGCTACG cACTGATGAGGAGCGGACCTGCTTCACTGGAGCTCTGTGTGGTTTGGGCTCAAACTCCAGCTCCCATGAGGCCATTCTGCCGGAGCACGACATTGAGATGTCCTTCGATGTGAAGTTTGACGTTGATGACATTGCAGAG ATAAACGCACTGAGAGGAGTCATAAACCAGTTGGTGTGTGAGGGTCCGAGCGGTCTCCTCCATCTCGCCCCCCAGAGAATCCGCTCCCTGCAGGAGGATGTTCGAGATCGGCTCATCAG gctgTTCTGTAAAACACCCCCCAGAGAGGACCAAACTCCTGTTTATTATGAGAACCCCAAAAAATGGAACCAG
- the tdrd9 gene encoding ATP-dependent RNA helicase TDRD9 isoform X2, with the protein MKQAVTAEQIAEWFTLGAHFTNVRITEEPTQDRPNSHPHGQEEEKNPGPRSPEKDGSEGGARRKRSDLLTGTGVTPPPLSSYEYPTLPITKNRQELISLIESNSVVIIRGATGSGKTTQLPQFILDYYMEKGAPCSVVVTQPRKIGASSIARWVAQQRRCTLGSLVGYQVGLEKMATEHTRLIYMTTGVLLQKLVGAKSLIEFTHVFIDEVHERTEELDFLLLVVRKLLHSNSRFVKVILMSATINCAEFAEYFGTPIRNQMNPAYVFEVEGAPYTVEQCYLDDLKTILPFNVPPVTPDDPYITVEMYNVAVSLIQNFDEMETKDQSRLEQDGGMSLPERGSVLVFLPGLAEIQYMQEALAKLVRKRLQVYPLHSTVTLEEQNGVFLVPAPGYRKIILSTNIAESSVTVPDVKYVIDFCLVRQLVCDRETNYQSLRLTWASKTNCNQRQGRAGRVSKGICYRLVTRAFWNGEIPEYTIPQMLRSPLANILLKVKLLDMGDPRTLLSTALTPPNLDHIERTILQLKEMGALSVCSSSMKRFDGDLTFLGRVLAHLPVDLYFGKLVVLGHVFGCLEECIIIAASLSLKSFFAMPSLQQLPGYRSKLLFTQGVPSDPIAFVHAFKAWYTSRANGEFRHPKDELEWGKENCIQIKRIREVAELFEDLKKRVSQFNMYISETSSPSDYTSTHTQKFILQVAIAGAFYPNYFLQGTVDEELASKELYGNDPRTTVVVRNLPPFAFLYHKQLQSLFRHCGQVKSISFDNSRAYVEFYRSSMRGSGVLPEVSLSLLLAQQRLPLHLNVYPAEEVETWAGGQCISHLRYARVNVDFQNQSVNPVGVLSSSIEPENLPSNPVFIVNITEVIEVGHFWGFQADEASLEKQRSLTVAINTRELRPLPVSLYPNLLCLAPFSDNQTEPGNYYRAKILHVMESNVEVFFVDFGNTCKVPCNSLRELPADLQAPPFQAQEFSVAYLAPSAQSVILGNQWSSRARNRFITLVQGRSLIVTLYSILHAVMRVHLHVPMETGDVSVADLLVQEGHARPVPESPESRSHEVLMSVYQALKDGTFTPSSTSTSWKICKAEEKQLIDSLLQSFSKSSHRVPKYKVLVKGPSAPHKVTFHSMSGAPHLRSVTVDKNSINSVLVNDHPHDLHHRMLVAGSVSLSASGLYILLKETTLMPHIHGLPAIITMLFTPIMELRTDEERTCFTGALCGLGSNSSSHEAILPEHDIEMSFDVKFDVDDIAEINALRGVINQLVCEGPSGLLHLAPQRIRSLQEDVRDRLIRLFCKTPPREDQTPVYYENPKKWNQVDPSQQMEVVQRGDSRVKGVLFQLHPITLLNM; encoded by the exons atgaagcaggcggtgaCGGCGGAACAGATCGCTGAGTGGTTCACTCTCGGAGCTCACTTCACGAATGTCCGAATCACCGAAGAACCGACCCAAGACCGACCAAACTCACACCCGCACGGacaagaagaggagaagaa tCCCGGACCCAGAAGCCCAGAGAAGGACGGATCAGAGGGAGGAGCCAGGAGAAAGAGGTCCGACCTCCTCACCG GCACTGGGGTcaccccccctcctctctccaGCTATGAGTATCCCACACTCcccatcaccaagaacaggcaggag cTAATCTCCCTGATCGAGAGTAACTCTGTGGTGATAATCCGGGGGGCAACGGGCAGTGGGAAGACCACCCAGCTCCCCCAGTTCATTCTGGATTACTACATGGAGAAGGGCGCCCCCTGCAGCGTGGTGGTCACACAGCCACGCAAGATAGGAGCCAGTAGCATCGCACGCTGGGTCGCCCAACAGCGCAGGTGTACCCTCGGCAGCCTGGTGGGGtatcag gtggggtTGGAGAAGATGGCCACAGAACACACTCGGCTGATCTATATGACCACAGGAGTGCTGCTGCAGAAACTGGTGGGAGCCAAGAGCCTCATCGAGTTTACACACGTGTTTATAGACGAG gtgcaTGAGCGGACAGAGGAGCTGGACTTCCTTTTGCTGGTGGTCAGAAAACTGCTGCACTCCAACTCCCGCTTTGTTAag GTGATCCTGATGTCAGCTACAATTaactgtgcagagtttgcagAATACTTCGGTACTCCAATCAGAAACCAGATGAACCCGGCTTATGTATTTGAGGTGGAGGGAGCGCCGTACACTGTTGAGCagtgttacctggatgatctcAAAACCATCCTGCCCTTCAAC gtacCCCCGGTGACCCCTGATGACCCCTACATTACAGTGGAGATGTATAATGTTGCAGTGAGTCTCATCCAGAACTTTGATGAGATGGAGACTAAAGATCAAAG tCGTTTGGAGCAGGATGGTGGTATGTCTCTCCCAGAGAGAGGCAGCGTTTTGGTGTTTCTGCCCGGACTCGCTGAGATTCAGTACATGCAAGAAGCTCTCGCTAAACTCGTCCGTAAAAG gttgCAGGTGTACCCTCTCCACTCCACTGTAACTCTGGAGGAACAGAACGGGGTGTTTTTGGTTCCTGCACCAGGATATAGGAAG ATCATCCTGTCCACCAACATTGCAGAGAGTTCAGTCACAGTGCCTGATGTCAAATATG tGATTGACTTCTGCTTGGTGCGTCAGCTGGTATGTGACAGAGAGACGAACTACCAGTCTCTCCGTCTGACCTGGGCCTCCAAGACCAACTGTAACCAGCGGCAAG gtcgAGCGGGTCGCGTGTCTAAAGGGATTTGTTATCGCTTGGTCACTCGGGCTTTCTGGAACGGTGAAATTCCAGAGTACACCATTCCCCAGATGCTG cgTTCTCCTTTAGCCAACATCCTGTTAAAAGTGAAGTTGTTGGATATGGGTGACCCGCGCACTCTGCTCTCCACGGCGCTCACACCCCCAAACCTGGACCACATCGAGAGGACCATCCTGCAGCTCAAAGAG aTGGGAGCTCTCTCGGTGTGTAGCAGCAGTATGAAGCGGTTTGATGGTGATTTAACTTTTCTGGGTCGGGTTCTCGCTCACCTCCCCGTGGATCTGTACTTCGGGAAGCTCGTCGTTCTCGGACACGTCTTCGGCTGCCTGGAAGAGTGTATCATCATCg ctgcctctctctctctgaagagTTTTTTTGCGATGCCATCCCTGCAGCAGCTTCCAGGTTACCG GAGTAAGCTGTTATTCACTCAGGGAGTGCCCAGCGACCCCATTGCCTTTGTTCATGCCTTTAAG gccTGGTACACATCCAGAGCTAATGGAGAGTTTAGACACCcaaag gatgagctggagtggggcaaagagaactgcattcagatcaaacggaTACGAGAG gtggCCGAGTTGTTTGAGGATCTGAAGAAGCGAGTGTCACAATTCAACATGTACATCAGTGAAACTTCCTCTCCCTCAGACTACaccagcacgcacacacagaaattcatactgcag GTGGCGATTGCAGGCGCGTTTTATCCGAACTACTTCCTCCAGGGAACTGTGGACGAGGAGCTCGCTTCCAAGGAACTCTATGGAAACGACCCCAGGACCACCGTAGTG gTGCGTAATCTCCCTCCGTTTGCATTCCTCTACCATAAACAGCTGCAGTCTCTCTTCAGACACTGTGGTCAAGTCAAATCCATCTCCTTTGACaactccag ggcctatgtagagttctaccgctcgtcaatgagaggttctggcgttctcccagaggtctctctgtctctcctcctggCGCAGCAAagacttcctctccatctcaacgTTTATCCTGCTGAAGAGGTGGAGACCTGGGCAGGGGGGCAGTGTATCTCGCACCTCAGATACGCACG ggtgaatgtggattttcagaatcagtcagtgaaCCCTGTCGGAGTTCTGAGCAGCTCCATTGAGCCGGAGAATCTTCCGTCTAACCCTGTCTTCATCGTCAATATCACAGAG gttatCGAAGTGGGGCATTTCTGGGGTTTCCAGGCTGATGAGGCGAGTCTGGAGAAACAGAGGAGTCTGACTGTGGCCATTAATACACGGGAGCTCCGcccacttcctgtctcactttatCCAAATCTTCTGTGTCTCGCCCCTTTCTCTGACAATCAAACTGAACCTGGGAACTACTACAGAGCCAAAATACTGCATGTCATGGAGAGTAATGTGGAG gtgttctttgtGGACTTTGGAAACACTTGCAAGGTGCCATGTAACTCTCTGAGGGAACTTCCTGCTGACCTGCAAGCTCCGCCCTTTCAG GCTCAGGAGTTCAGCGTGGCGTATTTGGCACCGTCGGCACAGTCGGTGATTCTGGGCAACCAGTGGAGCAGTCGAGCTCGGAACCGCTTCATCACGCTGGTGCAGGGCCGCTCGCTCATCGTCACGCTCTACTCTATCCTGCATGCCGTTATGCGTGTCCATCTCCACGTCCCCATGGAAACGGGGGATGTCAGCGTGGCAGATTTGCTCGTGCAAGAAGGCCACGCTCGACCCGTGCCCGAGAGCCCCGAAAGCAGG TCCCATGAGGTTCTGATGTCTGTGTATCAGGCCCTGAAGGATGGAACGTTCACTCCCAGCTCCACCAGTACCTCCTGGAaaatatgcaaagcagaagaGAAGCAGCTCATCGACAGTCTGCTGCAGTCCTTCTCCAAATCCAGCCACAGAGTTCCCAAGTACAAG GTTTTGGTTAAAGGCCCGTCTGCTCCTCATAAGGTCACGTTCCACAGCATGAGTGGCGCCCCACACTTGAG ATCAGTTACTGTCGACAAAAACAGCATTAACTCTGTGCTGGTGAACGATCATCCACACGACCTTCACCACAGAATGCTGGTGGCCGGGTCCGTCTCTCTCAGTGCCTCAg gtctgtaTATTTTGCTTAAAGAGACGACACTGATGCCTCATATCCATGGCCTTCCAGCCATCATCACTATGCTCTTCACCCCCATCATGGAGCTACG cACTGATGAGGAGCGGACCTGCTTCACTGGAGCTCTGTGTGGTTTGGGCTCAAACTCCAGCTCCCATGAGGCCATTCTGCCGGAGCACGACATTGAGATGTCCTTCGATGTGAAGTTTGACGTTGATGACATTGCAGAG ATAAACGCACTGAGAGGAGTCATAAACCAGTTGGTGTGTGAGGGTCCGAGCGGTCTCCTCCATCTCGCCCCCCAGAGAATCCGCTCCCTGCAGGAGGATGTTCGAGATCGGCTCATCAG gctgTTCTGTAAAACACCCCCCAGAGAGGACCAAACTCCTGTTTATTATGAGAACCCCAAAAAATGGAACCAG